The following coding sequences are from one Electrophorus electricus isolate fEleEle1 chromosome 22, fEleEle1.pri, whole genome shotgun sequence window:
- the ada gene encoding adenosine deaminase isoform X2, which yields MAEHHLNNEKPIFDKPKVELHVHLDGAVRIETIIDVAKRRGIKLPAATVVEMTHLCTLREPATLTQFLDKFKQYMHVIAGDRKAIKRIAYEFVETKAKEGVIYVEVRYSPHLLANRNVDPIPWNQKEGDVTPDEVVKLVNQGLKEGEKAFKTKARSILCCMRHMPNWSMDVVELCKKYRNEGVVAIDLAGDESLNCENYPGHVKAYEEAIRSGIHRTVHAGEVGLPSVVREAVEVLKAERIGHGYHTVKDQALYSELLKKNMHFETCPISSKLTGACDPDFCKHPVIRFKEDKANYSLNTDDPLIFNSTLETDYQTVKMYMGFTEAEFIRVNINAATSCFLPEKEKKDLLNELYGAYGMVQNTSF from the exons ATGGCTGAACATCACTTGAACAATGAAAAACCAATATTTGACAAACCGAAG GTGGAGCTACATGTGCATCTTGATGGTGCAGTTCGAATAGAGACCATCATAGATGTGGCCAA GAGACGGGGTATTAAACTTCCTGCAGCCACAGTGGTCGAGATGACCCACCTGTGCACACTGCGTGAACCGGCAACCCTCACGCAGTTCCTGGATAAGTTTAAACAATACATGCATGTCATTGC AGGTGACAGAAAGGCCATTAAGAGAATAGCCTATGAGTTTGTGGAGACCAAAGCCAAAGAAGGAGTAATCTATGTGGAGGTGAGGTACAGCCCCCACTTATTAGCCAACAGAAATGTGGACCCGATACCATGGAACCAGAAAGA AGGCGATGTGACACCAGATGAAGTTGTGAAGCTCGTGAACCAGGGTTTGAAGGAGGGTGAGAAGGCATTCAAGACCAAAGCCAGGTCCATTCTGTGCTGCATGAGGCACATGCCAA ACTGGTCTATGGATGTGGTGGAACTGTGTAAGAAGTATCGGAATGAAGGTGTTGTGGCCATCGATTTAGCAGGAGATGAGTCTCTGAACTGTGAAAATTATCCAGGGCACGTAAAAGCATATGAG GAAGCAATTCGAAGTGGCATCCACAGAACAGTACATGCAGGAGAGGTGGGCTTACCATCTGTGGTGAGAGAG GCTGTGGAGGTTCTTAAAGCTGAGCGCATCGGACATGGATATCACACAGTTAAGGACCAAGCTCTGTACAGTGAGCTCCTGAAAAAGAATATGCATTTTGAG acATGTCCAATCTCCAGTAAACTGACAGGAGCCTGTGATCCTGACTTCTGTAAGCACCCAGTCATCAG GTTCAAGGAAGACAAGGCTAACTACTCCCTGAACACAGATGATCCATTGATCTTCAACTCCACTTTAGAAACAGATTACCAGACTGTGAAGATGTACATGGGCTTCACTGAGGCTGAGTTTATTAGGGTG AACATAAATGCAGCCACGTCCTGCTTCCTGCctgagaaggagaagaaggacCTTCTGAATGAGCTGTACGGGGCGTATGGCATGGTGCAGAACACCAGCTTCTAG
- the ada gene encoding adenosine deaminase isoform X1 — MKNQYLTNRSSSSIYEALPLLHERTPKKKKDHFHICCVELHVHLDGAVRIETIIDVAKRRGIKLPAATVVEMTHLCTLREPATLTQFLDKFKQYMHVIAGDRKAIKRIAYEFVETKAKEGVIYVEVRYSPHLLANRNVDPIPWNQKEGDVTPDEVVKLVNQGLKEGEKAFKTKARSILCCMRHMPNWSMDVVELCKKYRNEGVVAIDLAGDESLNCENYPGHVKAYEEAIRSGIHRTVHAGEVGLPSVVREAVEVLKAERIGHGYHTVKDQALYSELLKKNMHFETCPISSKLTGACDPDFCKHPVIRFKEDKANYSLNTDDPLIFNSTLETDYQTVKMYMGFTEAEFIRVNINAATSCFLPEKEKKDLLNELYGAYGMVQNTSF, encoded by the exons ATGAAAAACCAATATTTGACAAACCGAAG CTCCAGTTCTATTTATGAGGCTCTTCCTCTTTTACATGAGAGGAcaccaaagaagaaaaaggatcattttcacatttgttgt GTGGAGCTACATGTGCATCTTGATGGTGCAGTTCGAATAGAGACCATCATAGATGTGGCCAA GAGACGGGGTATTAAACTTCCTGCAGCCACAGTGGTCGAGATGACCCACCTGTGCACACTGCGTGAACCGGCAACCCTCACGCAGTTCCTGGATAAGTTTAAACAATACATGCATGTCATTGC AGGTGACAGAAAGGCCATTAAGAGAATAGCCTATGAGTTTGTGGAGACCAAAGCCAAAGAAGGAGTAATCTATGTGGAGGTGAGGTACAGCCCCCACTTATTAGCCAACAGAAATGTGGACCCGATACCATGGAACCAGAAAGA AGGCGATGTGACACCAGATGAAGTTGTGAAGCTCGTGAACCAGGGTTTGAAGGAGGGTGAGAAGGCATTCAAGACCAAAGCCAGGTCCATTCTGTGCTGCATGAGGCACATGCCAA ACTGGTCTATGGATGTGGTGGAACTGTGTAAGAAGTATCGGAATGAAGGTGTTGTGGCCATCGATTTAGCAGGAGATGAGTCTCTGAACTGTGAAAATTATCCAGGGCACGTAAAAGCATATGAG GAAGCAATTCGAAGTGGCATCCACAGAACAGTACATGCAGGAGAGGTGGGCTTACCATCTGTGGTGAGAGAG GCTGTGGAGGTTCTTAAAGCTGAGCGCATCGGACATGGATATCACACAGTTAAGGACCAAGCTCTGTACAGTGAGCTCCTGAAAAAGAATATGCATTTTGAG acATGTCCAATCTCCAGTAAACTGACAGGAGCCTGTGATCCTGACTTCTGTAAGCACCCAGTCATCAG GTTCAAGGAAGACAAGGCTAACTACTCCCTGAACACAGATGATCCATTGATCTTCAACTCCACTTTAGAAACAGATTACCAGACTGTGAAGATGTACATGGGCTTCACTGAGGCTGAGTTTATTAGGGTG AACATAAATGCAGCCACGTCCTGCTTCCTGCctgagaaggagaagaaggacCTTCTGAATGAGCTGTACGGGGCGTATGGCATGGTGCAGAACACCAGCTTCTAG
- the pkig gene encoding cAMP-dependent protein kinase inhibitor gamma — protein sequence MWNEKAGHGQMMDVESSYSDFITCDRTGRRNAVPDIKGEGAVVGTGELTKDMAQMALKKGEVDAAGTSPPEAETSGSLEQEQSKEQVS from the exons GTGGAATGAGAAGGCAGGTCATGGGCAGATGATGGATGTTGAGTCATCATACTCAGATTTCATTACTTGTGATCGCACAGGACGGAGAAATGCAGTGCCAGACATTAAGGGAGAAGGAGCAGTGGTGGGCACAGGTGAACTAACCAAAGACATGGCTCAGATGGCGCTGAAGAAAGGAG AGGTAGATGCTGCCGGGACTTCTCCCCCCGAGGCAGAGACATCAGGGAGCCTGGAACAGGAGCAGAGTAAAGAGCAAGTGTCTTAA